The following coding sequences lie in one Maribacter forsetii DSM 18668 genomic window:
- a CDS encoding cadherin domain-containing protein produces MKKLVFPFIAILLFSCSKDSEVLTSEISEENKNSQPILNAQAFSIDEHAAINTIIGTVTATTSDNDSLTFSIDSESGIEINENNGELSVGANLILDFESQNIIPFTISVFDGASIVDQDYNLTVNDVNEYDLLNEDQMEIIDYFNHLTLWQSPTHTALNHNSRWQEPMNIFLDGSTPELEAIVSEVVEEYNVLFENSDFNITIVDSEQEGNAHLFLGETADVENIWEDMFQIINGKTFNGYAMTANNNSILNESRIWLSVSSSILFKHELGHALGFGHSDKCDTENSFMCSNISNNHDFLEIEKEIIRLAYSNELSAGLNEEEIMWFLANKLILKN; encoded by the coding sequence ATGAAAAAACTTGTTTTTCCATTTATTGCTATACTTCTATTCTCATGTAGCAAAGACTCAGAGGTACTAACTTCAGAGATATCCGAAGAAAATAAAAATAGCCAACCAATATTAAACGCCCAAGCTTTTAGTATAGATGAGCATGCCGCTATAAATACTATAATAGGTACGGTAACGGCTACTACTAGTGACAACGACAGCCTAACTTTTAGTATTGACTCTGAAAGTGGAATAGAAATCAATGAAAATAACGGAGAATTATCTGTTGGCGCTAATTTAATTTTAGATTTTGAAAGTCAAAATATTATTCCTTTCACCATTTCGGTTTTTGACGGTGCATCAATTGTTGATCAAGATTACAACTTAACGGTAAACGATGTCAATGAATATGATTTACTAAACGAGGATCAAATGGAAATCATAGATTATTTCAATCACCTTACACTATGGCAATCACCCACACATACAGCGTTAAATCACAATAGTAGATGGCAAGAACCTATGAACATCTTTTTAGATGGTTCAACCCCAGAACTAGAAGCTATAGTTTCAGAAGTCGTAGAAGAATACAATGTGCTTTTTGAAAATAGTGATTTTAACATTACTATCGTTGATAGTGAACAAGAAGGCAATGCACATTTATTTTTAGGCGAAACAGCCGATGTAGAAAACATTTGGGAAGACATGTTCCAAATAATAAATGGTAAAACATTTAATGGTTATGCCATGACTGCCAACAACAATTCTATCTTAAATGAAAGTAGAATTTGGCTATCGGTATCGTCTTCTATATTATTTAAGCATGAACTGGGTCATGCTCTAGGTTTTGGACATTCGGACAAATGCGATACTGAAAACAGTTTTATGTGCTCTAACATAAGTAATAATCACGACTTTTTGGAGATTGAAAAAGAAATTATTAGGCTAGCATATTCCAATGAATTATCTGCCGGTTTGAACGAAGAAGAAATTATGTGGTTTTTAGCAAACAAATTAATTTTGAAAAACTAA
- a CDS encoding M3 family metallopeptidase: protein MNPLLSPFDTAPFSQIKNEHFKPAFLQSIEDARAEIDAITNNTEASTFENTIEALEFSGQQLDRISSVFFNLNSAETNEEIQKIAQEISPLLSEFGNDITLNEDLFKRVKAVYDQKDDLDLTVEQNTLLDKKYKSFSRNGANLSEDKKNRLREIDAKLAKLKLTFGENVLAETNRFQLHLTDEADLDGLPEGEKEAAAQLAISKGKEDGWMITLDYPSYIPFMKYAKNRTLRKELSLAFGSKAFHNDELDNQENVLEITKLRFERANLLGYKTHADFVLEERMAETPEKVHSFLNELLEKAKPAAEREFKQLEDFAKKLDNIDRLEKWDSSYYSEKLKQELFNLDDEKLKPYFKLENVINGVFKVAENLFDLQFEEVHDIEKYHDEVKTYKVYDADKNFISLFYADFHPRAGKRGGAWMTSFKSQWKRNGKNVRPHISNVCNFTPSTKSKPSLLTFNEVTTLFHEFGHGLHGMLANTTYPSLSGTSVFWDFVELPSQVLENWCYEKEALELFAKHYETGETIPMELVEKIKESATFQEGMQTLRQLSFGLLDMSWHGIDPTGITNVKAHEDEAFKDTSLYPATPETCMSTAFSHIFQGGYSSGYYSYKWAEVLDADAFAYFKEKGIFNKEVATKFKDNVLSQGGTENPMVLYKRFRGAEPKVEALLERAGLVTS from the coding sequence ATGAATCCATTATTATCCCCTTTTGATACTGCTCCATTTTCACAAATTAAAAACGAGCATTTTAAACCCGCTTTTTTACAATCTATAGAAGATGCAAGAGCGGAAATAGATGCAATTACCAATAATACGGAAGCTTCTACTTTTGAAAACACGATTGAAGCATTGGAATTTTCAGGTCAGCAATTAGACCGAATTTCAAGTGTGTTTTTCAACTTGAATTCCGCTGAAACCAATGAGGAAATTCAGAAAATTGCACAAGAAATTTCTCCATTACTTTCAGAATTTGGTAATGACATTACCCTAAACGAAGATTTATTCAAAAGAGTAAAAGCAGTTTATGACCAAAAGGATGATTTAGACCTTACCGTAGAGCAAAACACCCTTTTAGATAAGAAATATAAGAGCTTTAGCAGAAACGGCGCTAATTTATCCGAAGACAAAAAAAATCGTTTACGTGAGATCGATGCTAAACTGGCAAAGCTGAAACTAACATTTGGCGAAAACGTACTTGCCGAAACCAATAGATTTCAACTACACCTTACGGATGAAGCCGACCTTGACGGATTACCAGAAGGTGAAAAAGAAGCAGCCGCACAATTGGCGATTTCAAAAGGCAAGGAAGATGGCTGGATGATCACATTAGATTACCCTAGCTATATACCTTTCATGAAATATGCTAAAAACCGTACATTACGTAAAGAACTTTCATTGGCATTTGGCAGCAAGGCTTTTCATAATGATGAATTGGACAATCAAGAAAATGTGCTAGAAATAACGAAATTACGTTTTGAGAGAGCCAACTTACTAGGCTATAAAACCCATGCCGATTTTGTATTAGAAGAGCGCATGGCAGAAACTCCTGAAAAAGTACATTCCTTCTTAAACGAGTTACTTGAAAAAGCGAAGCCGGCTGCAGAACGCGAGTTTAAACAATTAGAAGATTTCGCTAAAAAACTAGATAATATTGACCGTTTAGAAAAATGGGACAGTAGTTACTATTCTGAAAAATTAAAGCAAGAGTTATTTAATTTAGATGATGAGAAACTGAAGCCATATTTCAAGCTTGAAAATGTAATTAATGGAGTTTTTAAAGTAGCAGAAAACTTATTCGATTTACAGTTTGAAGAGGTTCATGACATTGAAAAATATCATGACGAGGTAAAAACCTATAAAGTTTACGATGCCGACAAGAATTTTATATCTCTCTTTTATGCTGATTTTCACCCAAGAGCAGGCAAGCGTGGTGGCGCGTGGATGACCTCTTTTAAAAGCCAATGGAAAAGAAACGGCAAAAATGTGCGTCCGCATATATCGAACGTTTGCAACTTTACTCCTTCAACAAAGAGCAAGCCTTCATTATTGACTTTTAATGAGGTAACGACCCTATTCCATGAATTTGGACACGGTTTGCATGGCATGCTGGCAAACACCACCTACCCTAGCCTATCTGGAACATCTGTATTTTGGGACTTTGTAGAATTACCTAGTCAGGTTTTAGAAAACTGGTGTTATGAAAAAGAAGCATTAGAGTTGTTTGCAAAGCATTACGAAACCGGAGAAACCATACCAATGGAACTGGTTGAAAAAATAAAGGAATCGGCAACCTTTCAAGAAGGTATGCAAACGCTACGTCAATTAAGTTTTGGACTTTTAGATATGTCTTGGCACGGTATAGACCCAACAGGCATTACCAATGTAAAAGCACATGAAGATGAAGCTTTTAAAGACACCAGTCTTTACCCTGCAACACCAGAAACTTGTATGAGTACAGCATTCTCACATATTTTTCAAGGAGGATATTCTTCTGGGTACTACAGCTACAAATGGGCAGAAGTGTTGGATGCAGATGCCTTTGCTTATTTTAAAGAAAAAGGAATTTTCAATAAAGAAGTAGCAACTAAATTTAAAGACAATGTACTGTCACAAGGTGGTACTGAAAACCCAATGGTTTTGTATAAAAGATTTAGAGGTGCTGAACCTAAAGTAGAGGCTTTATTGGAACGTGCCGGTTTGGTTACGAGCTAA
- the purE gene encoding 5-(carboxyamino)imidazole ribonucleotide mutase produces the protein MSKVAVVMGSTSDMPVMQDAIDILKGFDIEVDVDIVSAHRTPEKLFDFSKNAHTSGYSVIIAGAGGAAHLPGMVASMSPLPVIGVPVKSSNSIDGWDSVLSILQMPGGVPVATVALNGAKNAGILAAQIIGSSDKCVLDKVILYKEGLKQKVIDGAKAVNGK, from the coding sequence ATGAGTAAAGTAGCCGTAGTAATGGGTAGTACAAGTGACATGCCCGTAATGCAAGACGCCATAGATATTTTAAAAGGTTTTGATATAGAAGTAGATGTAGACATTGTATCTGCCCATAGAACACCTGAAAAATTGTTCGATTTCAGTAAAAATGCACATACTAGCGGATATTCGGTTATTATAGCCGGTGCTGGTGGTGCAGCGCATTTACCAGGTATGGTAGCGTCCATGTCTCCTTTACCTGTAATCGGAGTTCCTGTAAAAAGCAGCAATTCTATAGATGGATGGGATTCTGTACTATCCATTCTACAAATGCCAGGTGGTGTACCAGTAGCAACTGTAGCATTGAACGGTGCAAAAAATGCAGGAATTTTGGCTGCTCAAATTATAGGTAGCTCAGATAAATGTGTTTTAGACAAGGTGATTTTGTATAAAGAAGGTCTAAAGCAAAAAGTTATCGATGGCGCTAAAGCTGTAAATGGCAAATAG
- a CDS encoding 5-(carboxyamino)imidazole ribonucleotide synthase — translation MDYFSSDFKLGILGGGQLGKMMLYETRKWDIYTKVLDGSAEAPSRMSCNEFVQGSLLDFDTVYNFGKDVDVLTIEIENVNLDALEKLEDEGVKVYPQPKALRIIQNKARQKLFYVDNDIPTADFQRFAYLSEIEDSIENEALQFPFVWKVAQFGYDGQGVKVVRSLADLEGLPTGECIAETMIPFKNELAVIVSRNAEGEIKTYPVVEMEFHPEANQVEYVICPARIDEKVAKNARALALKVADKIGLTGLLAVEMFQTEDDQILVNEVAPRPHNSGHYSIEASYTNQFEQHIRSILGLPLGITDSKVAGVMVNLVGAENHTGNVVYKNIEEILGMEGVTPHIYGKAQTRPFRKMGHVTIVNDDLGKARAIAEKVKETIQVISK, via the coding sequence ATGGATTATTTTTCTTCAGATTTTAAATTAGGCATTTTAGGTGGTGGTCAACTAGGTAAAATGATGTTGTATGAAACGCGAAAATGGGATATTTATACCAAAGTATTAGATGGTTCTGCTGAAGCGCCAAGTAGAATGTCATGTAACGAGTTTGTTCAAGGCAGTCTTTTAGATTTTGATACGGTTTACAATTTTGGCAAAGATGTAGATGTGTTGACCATTGAAATTGAAAATGTAAATTTAGATGCTTTAGAGAAATTAGAGGATGAAGGCGTTAAAGTATATCCACAACCAAAGGCGTTACGCATTATTCAAAATAAAGCCAGGCAGAAATTATTTTATGTTGATAATGACATACCTACTGCAGATTTTCAGCGATTTGCTTACCTAAGTGAAATTGAAGATAGTATTGAAAATGAAGCATTACAGTTTCCTTTTGTATGGAAAGTTGCGCAATTTGGATATGACGGACAAGGCGTAAAAGTCGTTCGTAGTTTAGCCGATTTAGAAGGATTACCTACTGGAGAGTGCATAGCAGAAACTATGATTCCATTCAAGAACGAATTAGCGGTAATCGTATCAAGAAATGCGGAAGGAGAAATTAAGACCTACCCAGTTGTGGAAATGGAATTTCATCCAGAAGCCAACCAAGTGGAATACGTGATTTGTCCTGCCCGTATAGATGAAAAAGTGGCTAAAAATGCAAGAGCACTCGCATTAAAAGTAGCGGATAAAATAGGTCTTACAGGATTGTTAGCGGTTGAAATGTTCCAAACCGAAGATGACCAGATATTGGTTAATGAAGTAGCACCAAGACCACATAATAGCGGGCACTATAGTATTGAAGCCAGTTACACCAACCAGTTTGAGCAACATATACGTAGTATTCTAGGGCTACCATTAGGAATAACCGATAGTAAAGTAGCAGGTGTAATGGTGAATTTGGTAGGTGCGGAAAACCATACGGGAAATGTGGTTTACAAAAACATCGAGGAAATTTTAGGGATGGAAGGTGTTACTCCACATATATATGGTAAAGCACAAACAAGACCATTTCGTAAAATGGGACATGTAACCATAGTTAACGATGACTTAGGCAAGGCAAGAGCCATAGCCGAAAAAGTAAAAGAAACAATACAAGTGATTTCAAAATAA